The following proteins are encoded in a genomic region of Maylandia zebra isolate NMK-2024a linkage group LG1, Mzebra_GT3a, whole genome shotgun sequence:
- the lrp3 gene encoding low-density lipoprotein receptor-related protein 3 has product MGLTVLPLLLPLLGLLWLRCALLCAGCSEQVEIHTERRGVIYSPSWPLNYPAGVNCSWHIQGGQGEVITISFRNFDLAESGKCMGDWLLLTPTWKRESRLCGSVLPQPFISTRGRVWLFFHSQANSSGQAQGFRLSYIRGHLGQSSCQSDEFLCGNGKCLPRSWKCNGQDECGDASDERSCLPTPTEAQPGLCPFGSLPCTEAQSTRCLPAGLRCNGARDCHDGSDELGCPDTTCGKRLGNFYGSFASPDFFRANRSGDTELRCSWLLDTQDPKPIVLQLDLQLGPGDLLHVYDGLLQRAEHLLQVLSYHNNRRPALLESSRGQMSVLYMAQPHSPGHGFNATYQVKGYCFPGERPCGSDQGCYSERQRCDGYWHCPSGRDEEGCPMCPDGEFPCEGGTGMCYPASERCNNQKRCPDGSDEKNCYDCQPGNFHCGTNLCIFETWRCDGQEDCLDGSDERDCLAAVPRKVITAALIGSLVCSLLLVIALGCALKLHSLRNREYRAFETQMTRMEADFVQREAPPSYGQLIAQGLIPPVEDFPVYNPTQASVLQNLRLAMRRQIRRHSTRRSTSSSSRRRLGHLWNRLFRSGGRGRGHAPLLDPPGPTQITLGLHSYRTVGEQGPQNRAMSAGGSDVVGVDLPESPASPLSFHSVDSPEEEEDLSPVSRDGSRAAESSPPTPCQSDSSVQSGLPLSPQEASVPLCPPRASRKLVLELAVNLKGVSLRRYSPLGPLSPISPPVFPSSSQTPSTQPQPQGSEVTSPTEPLFSSVKPEDSDSQFTVNVPSRDEMKPEARSSLCRFGRSISEEGGDLGRETLC; this is encoded by the exons ATGGGACTGACGGTACTGCCCCTGCTGCTGCCTCTTCTCGGGCTGCTGTGGCTCCGCTGTGCTCTGCTCTGTGCAG GCTGCAGCGAGCAGGTGGAGATCCATACAGAGCGGAGGGGTGTGATCTACAGCCCTTCCTGGCCTTTAAACTACCCAGCTGGGGTCAACTGCAGCTGGCATATTCAGGGGGGTCAAGGAGAAGTTATTACCATCAG TTTCCGTAACTTCGACCTGGCGGAGTCAGGAAAATGCATGGGAGACTGGCTCCTGCTGACACCTACGTGGAAGAGAGAATCCAGGCTATGTGGCTCGGTGCTGCCGCAGCCCTTCATCTCCACCAGGGGGCGTGTTTGGCTCTTCTTCCACTCTCAAGCCAACAGCTCTGGGCAAGCCCAGGGCTTCCGACTCTCTTACATCAGAG GTCACCTAGGTCAGAGCAGCTGTCAGTCAGATGAATTCCTCTGTGGGAATGGGAAGTGTCTTCCTCGCTCCTGGAAGTGCAACGGTCAGGATGAATGTGGGGATGCCTCGGATGAACGCAGCTGCTTGCCGACTCCCACTGAGGCGCAGCCGGGCCTCTGCCCCTTTGGCTCTCTGCCGTGCACCGAGGCCCAGTCCACCCGATGCCTGCCCGCGGGCCTGCGCTGCAACGGAGCCCGGGACTGCCACGATGGAAGTGACGAACTGGGTTGCCCTGACACTACTTGTGGCAAACGTCTGGGGAACTTTTATGGCTCGTTTGCCTCTCCCGATTTTTTCCGTGCGAACCGTAGCGGCGACACTGAGCTGAGATGCTCCTGGTTGTTGGACACTCAGGACCCTAAGCCCATTGTTCTGCAGCTGGACCTGCAGCTGGGGCCTGGAGATTTGCTGCATGTCTATGACGGCCTGCTGCAGCGAGCGGAGCATCTGTTACAGGTGTTGTcatatcacaacaacaggcGGCCCGCCCTGTTGGAGTCGAGCCGGGGACAGATGAGCGTTTTGTACATGGCCCAGCCTCACAGTCCGGGGCATGGTTTCAATGCTACATATCAG GTGAAAGGTTACTGTTTTCCTGGCGAGCGTCCCTGCGGCAGTGATCAGGGCTGTTACTCTGAACGCCAGCGCTGTGACGGCTACTGGCACTGCCCATCTGGTCGAGATGAGGAGGGCTGTCCGATGTGTCCAGATGGAGAGTTCCCCTGCGAGGGTGGTACAGGAATGTGTTACCCAGCCTCTGAACGCTGCAACAACCAGAAGAGGTGTCCAGATGGGTCGGACGAGAAGAACTGCTACGATTGCCAACCTGGAAACTTCCACTGTGGGACTAACCTGTGTATCTTTGAGACGTGGCGCTGTGACGGCCAGGAGGACTGTTTAGATGGAAGCGATGAGAGGGACTGCTTGGCAGCAGTGCCCAGGAAAGTGATCACAGCTGCCCTGATCGGCAGTCTGGTCTGCAGTCTCCTGTTGGTTATTGCTCTTGGCTGTGCCCTTAAACTGCACTCCCTCAGGAACCGAGAGTACAG AGCTTTTGAGACGCAGATGACTCGCATGGAGGCCGACTTTGTCCAGAGAGAGGCTCCTCCTTCATATGGTCAGTTAATAGCCCAGGGTCTTATCCCTCCGGTGGAAGATTTTCCTGTATACAATCCCACCCAG GCTTCAGTGTTACAGAATCTTCGGTTGGCAATGCGCAGGCAGATAAGGCGTCACTCAACTCGCCGctccacttcctcctcttccAGACGACGTCTAGGCCATCTTTGGAATCGCTTGTTCCGTAGTGGAGGACGAGGCAGAGGCCACGCCCCACTCCTGGATCCCCCTGGACCCACGCAGATCACACTAGGGCTTCACAGCTACCGGACTGTCGGGGAGCAGGGACCTCAGAACAGGGCCATGTCTGCAGGTGGGTCTGACGTAGTGGGTGTGGACCTGCCGGAGAGCCCTGCATCGCCTCTCTCCTTTCATTCAGTAGACAGtccagaggaggaagaggacctGTCACCTGTCAGCAGAGATGGCAGCAGGGCTGCAGAGTCTTCACCTCCCACTCCTTGCCAGAGTGACTCCTCAGTACAAAGTGGACTTCCTCTCTCCCCCCAGGAAGCCTCTGTACCCCTGTGCCCACCCCGGGCATCTAGAAAATTGGTTCTGGAGCTTGCAGTTAACCTGAAGGGGGTTTCCTTAAGACGTTACTCCCCCTTAGGACCTTTGTCCCCTATTTCACCCCCTGTGTTTCCCAGCAGTTCCCAGACACCATCAACTCAACCTCAACCACAGGGTTCAGAGGTGACTTCACCCACCGAGCCCTTATTTTCCTCTGTGAAACCAGAGGACAGTGACAGCCAGTTTACTGTGAACGTGCCAAGCAGGGATGAGATGAAACCAGAGGCAAGAAGCAGCCTATGCAGGTTCGGCAGAAGCATCAGTGAAGAGGGAGGAGATTTAGGAAGGGAGACGCTGTGCTGA